From the genome of Ignavibacteriales bacterium, one region includes:
- a CDS encoding sigma-54-dependent Fis family transcriptional regulator translates to MKIMLVEDEKITRKTLTDILKKESYDVSSFGDGTEALSSLKNINYDVVITDLRLPGTNGLDILKFAKEIDPKTIVIIITAYATVETAIESLKLGAYDYLLKPFSPEQLLSILKHIEHLGKVLSENEKLKSRLELFEKKTIIGSSARVKTFLDMIKMIAPHDYTVLIQGESGTGKELCARTIHNLSFRKDKEFIAINCAVIPETLIESELFGHEKGAFTGAVKRHIGYFERANGSTLLLDDIDDLALPMQVKLLRVLQEKEISRVGSTENIPVDVRIICATKIDLKERVQQKKFRDDLYYRLNIIPIVLPSLRERKEDIPELLIHFLKKHGAEDKIPFLDENIYEILNKYDWPGNVRELENMTERIIALSPNQFLNTTVLDPLLNNIGNQETVSDSFTSYAGFDKYILSKEKEIINWALEKSGNNVTGAAKILKIPRTTLRSKMDKLSMEFLPEG, encoded by the coding sequence ATGAAAATAATGTTAGTTGAAGACGAGAAGATTACAAGAAAAACTTTAACTGATATTCTCAAAAAAGAAAGTTATGATGTAAGCAGTTTTGGAGATGGAACCGAAGCACTTAGTTCATTAAAGAATATCAATTATGACGTAGTTATAACTGATCTACGGTTACCCGGTACAAATGGTTTGGATATTTTAAAATTCGCAAAAGAAATAGATCCAAAAACTATTGTAATTATTATTACAGCTTATGCAACTGTTGAAACTGCAATTGAATCATTAAAACTTGGGGCTTATGATTATTTATTAAAACCTTTTTCACCCGAGCAACTTTTAAGCATTCTAAAACATATAGAACATCTAGGTAAAGTTCTTTCTGAAAATGAAAAGTTAAAAAGCAGATTAGAGCTTTTTGAAAAGAAAACTATAATCGGCTCATCAGCCAGAGTGAAAACTTTTCTTGATATGATCAAAATGATTGCGCCGCACGATTATACGGTTTTAATTCAAGGTGAAAGCGGAACAGGCAAAGAACTTTGTGCAAGAACAATCCATAATCTTTCTTTTCGAAAGGATAAAGAGTTTATTGCGATTAACTGTGCTGTGATTCCGGAGACACTCATTGAAAGTGAATTGTTTGGACACGAAAAAGGAGCATTTACAGGTGCAGTTAAACGACACATAGGTTATTTTGAAAGAGCAAATGGCAGTACTTTACTGCTTGATGATATTGACGATCTTGCATTGCCAATGCAAGTAAAACTTTTACGAGTGCTGCAAGAAAAAGAAATATCGCGTGTTGGCAGTACAGAAAATATTCCTGTTGATGTAAGAATTATTTGTGCCACAAAAATTGATTTGAAAGAACGTGTTCAGCAAAAAAAATTTCGAGATGATTTGTACTATAGATTAAATATTATTCCAATTGTGCTTCCATCTCTGCGAGAGCGAAAAGAAGATATTCCAGAGCTTCTAATTCATTTCTTAAAAAAACATGGGGCAGAAGATAAGATCCCATTTTTAGATGAGAACATTTATGAAATACTTAATAAATACGATTGGCCCGGTAATGTAAGAGAACTTGAAAATATGACTGAACGAATCATTGCGCTTTCACCAAATCAATTTTTAAATACAACTGTTCTTGATCCACTTCTAAATAATATAGGAAATCAAGAAACAGTTTCAGATTCTTTTACAAGCTATGCTGGATTTGATAAATATATTTTATCAAAAGAAAAAGAAATAATTAATTGGGCTTTAGAAAAATCCGGGAACAATGTTACCGGAGCCGCAAAGATTTTAAAAATTCCGCGCACAACACTAAGAAGTAAAATGGATAAACTCTCGATGGAATTTTTACCGGAAGGATAA
- a CDS encoding serine/threonine protein phosphatase yields MVAVIGDIHGCYFTLKNLVEKIKTKYPNISIYCVGDLVDRGNYSFEVIEFIKAQNIYCVIGNHDYMFYSNMRDPFSVMAKSWNYNGAETTLESYKDKLNEMDEHLDLIISFPLFYNLDDCFISHAGISKTLENKLPKNILSDDEKLKDVLNGDLFNQNSIIWTRGDLLNIGKLQIVGHTHRKDILFDEKANSLYIDTTSYGNNKLTAAIVDQNKLVEIISEKSCSEDVNRNWIQF; encoded by the coding sequence ATGGTTGCAGTTATTGGAGATATACATGGTTGTTATTTTACATTAAAGAATTTAGTTGAAAAAATAAAGACTAAGTATCCGAACATCTCAATTTACTGCGTTGGCGATCTTGTTGATAGGGGGAATTATAGTTTTGAAGTGATTGAGTTTATCAAGGCTCAAAATATTTATTGCGTAATTGGTAATCACGATTATATGTTTTACTCCAACATGCGTGATCCATTTAGCGTAATGGCTAAATCCTGGAACTATAATGGGGCTGAAACCACTCTTGAATCTTACAAAGATAAACTTAACGAAATGGATGAGCATCTTGATTTGATTATAAGTTTTCCGCTTTTCTACAATCTTGATGATTGTTTCATTTCACATGCCGGAATTTCAAAAACACTTGAGAATAAATTACCTAAAAATATTTTGTCTGATGATGAAAAACTTAAAGATGTCTTAAACGGTGATTTGTTCAATCAGAATAGCATAATCTGGACGCGCGGTGATCTGCTTAATATCGGCAAATTGCAAATTGTTGGACATACACATCGCAAGGATATATTATTTGATGAAAAGGCAAATTCACTTTATATAGATACCACTTCTTATGGAAATAATAAATTAACTGCGGCTATTGTAGATCAAAATAAATTAGTTGAAATTATTTCTGAGAAATCTTGTAGTGAAGATGTTAATCGAAATTGGATCCAGTTTTAA
- a CDS encoding acetyl-CoA hydrolase/transferase family protein: MTSTEEIATKNHIPTNLLRIYNQKLVSSDEAVKQIKSGHNVIIQPGCAVPSELIRAMVRRKDELENVTIYHILIVGELPYLQPGMEKHFKHKAFFIGANARKAISEGRAEFIPIFLSELPLLFKLGRINTDVALLNVSPPDEHGFCSYGVDVGTIKTPAEKSKIIIAQVNKHMPRALGDCFIHINKINYIVEHDEELKELPQVDPDTTPEVLAVFDKIGRNVADLIEDGSTLQMGIGAIPDSVMKYLFDKKDLGIHTEMFSDGMIDLVEAGVINGEKKTLHPGKIIAGFVLGTKRVYDFIDNNPVCEFHPQEYVNDPFIIAKNNKMVAINSALEVDLTGQVCADSIGTKLYSGIGGQVDFIRGASKSEGGKPIIALPATTKNDTISRIVPTLKPGAGVVTSRGDVDYVVTEYGAVDLWGKTIQERAKALISIAHPKFRDELTKYAKETFYI; the protein is encoded by the coding sequence ATGACATCAACAGAAGAAATAGCGACAAAAAATCATATACCAACTAATTTACTGCGCATTTACAACCAAAAATTAGTTAGTTCTGATGAGGCTGTTAAGCAAATTAAATCCGGCCACAACGTAATTATTCAGCCTGGGTGCGCTGTTCCATCTGAATTAATTAGAGCTATGGTAAGACGAAAAGACGAATTAGAAAACGTTACTATATATCATATTTTGATAGTGGGCGAGCTGCCATACTTACAGCCTGGAATGGAAAAACATTTTAAACATAAGGCTTTTTTTATTGGCGCAAATGCACGAAAAGCAATAAGCGAAGGACGAGCAGAATTTATACCAATATTTTTATCTGAACTACCACTGCTTTTTAAACTCGGAAGAATAAATACAGATGTTGCTCTTCTAAATGTTTCACCACCTGATGAACATGGTTTTTGTAGTTATGGTGTAGATGTTGGAACTATTAAAACACCTGCAGAAAAATCTAAAATAATTATCGCTCAGGTTAATAAACATATGCCAAGAGCTTTGGGTGATTGTTTTATCCACATTAATAAAATTAATTATATAGTTGAGCATGATGAGGAACTTAAAGAGCTTCCTCAAGTTGATCCTGATACAACACCTGAAGTTTTAGCAGTATTTGATAAGATAGGAAGAAATGTAGCAGATCTTATCGAAGATGGATCAACATTACAAATGGGCATCGGAGCAATTCCGGATTCGGTGATGAAATATTTATTTGATAAAAAAGATTTAGGTATTCACACTGAAATGTTTTCAGATGGAATGATTGACCTTGTTGAAGCGGGAGTAATTAATGGTGAAAAGAAAACTCTACATCCGGGAAAAATAATTGCTGGATTTGTTCTTGGAACAAAACGTGTTTATGATTTTATAGATAACAATCCAGTTTGCGAATTCCACCCACAAGAATATGTAAATGATCCGTTTATAATTGCTAAGAATAATAAAATGGTAGCAATTAATTCGGCGTTAGAAGTTGATCTAACGGGGCAGGTTTGTGCAGATTCCATTGGCACAAAGTTGTATTCCGGTATTGGTGGGCAAGTAGATTTTATTCGCGGCGCATCTAAATCCGAAGGTGGTAAACCGATTATTGCATTACCAGCAACCACAAAAAATGACACTATATCTCGCATAGTACCAACATTAAAACCTGGGGCTGGAGTTGTAACATCAAGAGGTGATGTTGATTATGTAGTTACTGAATATGGAGCAGTTGATTTGTGGGGAAAGACTATTCAGGAACGTGCTAAGGCTTTAATCTCTATTGCACATCCAAAATTTAGAGACGAGTTGACAAAATATGCAAAAGAAACTTTTTACATTTAG
- the ald gene encoding alanine dehydrogenase, whose protein sequence is MRFGIPKETLYEEKRVALAPAGVDALVRAGHTVYIQSGAGEGSHFSDDEYRNTGAQIVYSAEEAFARAEVVVKVAPLSESEADMLQENQTLFSFLHLAIGKKNIIEQLLKKKITAIGYELIEEEERLPVLHSMSEIAGQLSIQVAERYLESFTVGGRGILLGGITGVAPAAVVILGAGVVGVTAARAALGRGAQVIVIDKDLNRLRSIDMHFRKKVTTVMANPYTISRGVKFADVLIGAVLIKGEKAPNLVTEAMVKEMKKGSVIVDVSIDQGGCIETSHITTQSDPVYLMHDVIHYCVPNMPAIVSRTASYGLNNASLGYIQDIAENGLSNALLGDPGLSKGVCTYNGYCCNESIAHTFNFEYRRLHIFSSN, encoded by the coding sequence ATGAGATTTGGAATACCAAAAGAAACTCTTTATGAAGAAAAAAGGGTTGCATTAGCTCCGGCAGGAGTAGATGCTTTAGTAAGAGCCGGTCACACTGTTTATATCCAAAGTGGAGCAGGTGAGGGAAGTCATTTTAGTGACGATGAATATCGTAACACTGGTGCACAAATTGTTTATTCCGCTGAAGAAGCTTTTGCAAGGGCAGAAGTTGTTGTTAAAGTTGCTCCTTTGTCGGAATCGGAAGCTGATATGCTCCAGGAAAATCAAACTTTATTTTCATTTCTCCATCTTGCAATAGGCAAAAAAAATATTATCGAACAATTATTAAAGAAAAAAATTACTGCAATCGGTTATGAATTGATTGAAGAAGAAGAACGACTTCCCGTATTACATTCAATGAGTGAAATTGCTGGTCAGCTTTCTATTCAAGTTGCTGAAAGATATTTGGAGAGTTTTACCGTAGGCGGTAGAGGAATACTTTTAGGTGGAATAACCGGTGTTGCTCCTGCAGCTGTTGTAATACTCGGCGCTGGTGTAGTAGGCGTTACAGCCGCGCGTGCTGCCCTTGGGCGTGGCGCTCAAGTTATAGTTATCGATAAAGATTTAAATCGATTGCGTTCAATTGATATGCACTTCAGAAAAAAGGTTACAACGGTTATGGCTAATCCTTACACAATATCTCGTGGCGTTAAATTTGCCGATGTGCTAATTGGCGCGGTACTAATTAAAGGTGAGAAAGCTCCAAATCTTGTAACTGAAGCAATGGTTAAAGAAATGAAAAAAGGATCTGTAATTGTTGATGTTTCAATCGATCAAGGTGGATGTATTGAAACCAGCCATATTACCACGCAATCTGATCCGGTTTATCTAATGCACGATGTTATTCATTACTGCGTTCCAAATATGCCGGCAATCGTTTCGCGCACTGCAAGTTATGGTTTAAATAATGCTTCACTTGGTTACATTCAGGATATCGCAGAAAATGGATTATCAAATGCATTACTTGGTGATCCGGGTTTATCTAAAGGTGTATGTACTTATAATGGTTATTGTTGTAATGAGTCCATCGCACATACTTTTAATTTTGAGTATAGAAGACTTCATATTTTTTCAAGCAATTAA
- a CDS encoding D-glycerate dehydrogenase, whose protein sequence is MRIFITREIPSSGIDLLKKNGFEVSVYNKDNPIPPKEFLKEIKDCDGMISLLSDKIDKEVIDQMKKCKVIANYAVGFNNIDVEYAKNKSIVVTNTPDVLTDSTADIAMALVLACARKLPESEKFVRRGKFVGWKPKLFLGMELRNKYFGILGAGRIGTAVAKRAYSFGCKIIYYSNSQNEYLETKLNAKKVSLQSILKKSDIVSLHLPLNNKTKNLISSQNLKLLKPSAILINTARGEILDETYLITMLKQKKLAAAGFDVYDGEPNIKKDFYTLDNVILLPHIGSATTEARNKMSLLAAKNVIAVLSGKRAITPI, encoded by the coding sequence ATGCGAATATTTATAACAAGAGAAATTCCATCATCCGGAATCGATCTTTTAAAGAAAAATGGATTTGAAGTTTCTGTGTACAATAAGGATAATCCTATTCCGCCAAAGGAATTTTTAAAAGAAATTAAAGATTGCGATGGTATGATTTCTTTATTATCAGATAAGATAGATAAAGAAGTAATTGATCAAATGAAGAAGTGCAAAGTAATAGCAAACTATGCTGTTGGTTTTAATAATATTGATGTTGAATACGCAAAAAACAAATCCATTGTTGTTACAAATACGCCAGATGTTTTAACAGATTCAACTGCAGATATTGCGATGGCATTAGTTTTAGCATGTGCAAGAAAGTTACCTGAATCTGAAAAATTTGTACGAAGAGGAAAATTTGTTGGATGGAAACCAAAACTTTTTTTAGGAATGGAGTTACGAAATAAGTATTTCGGAATTCTTGGGGCGGGAAGAATAGGAACTGCAGTAGCAAAACGTGCATATTCATTTGGGTGTAAAATTATATATTATTCAAATTCTCAAAATGAATATCTTGAGACAAAATTAAACGCAAAAAAAGTATCGCTCCAATCAATTCTAAAAAAATCTGATATTGTTTCACTCCACTTGCCATTGAATAATAAAACCAAAAATTTAATTAGTTCACAAAATCTAAAATTGTTAAAACCATCGGCAATTTTAATCAATACCGCAAGAGGTGAAATTCTTGATGAAACATATCTTATAACAATGTTAAAACAGAAAAAGCTTGCAGCTGCAGGATTTGATGTTTATGATGGTGAACCAAATATCAAAAAAGATTTTTATACTCTTGATAATGTAATTCTTCTACCTCATATTGGCAGTGCAACAACGGAAGCAAGGAATAAAATGTCTTTGCTTGCCGCAAAAAATGTAATTGCAGTTTTATCAGGTAAAAGGGCAATAACTCCAATTTAA
- a CDS encoding HD domain-containing protein, giving the protein MDILDSEIFRNDYEKMKSISLNPINHTAANAYEHSELVQKRVIELAEQNDCTSEEKEILSNLARVHDIGKISGTANPAKSVEMLTRYGIVDDKFVSLVKYHDTNLPWFIATQKGQAPSDKAWRKLTSTINIKLLCIFMIADRIDCPGSWKANEALIWFLKETIKKQWLNEPLIVDDEFIEEI; this is encoded by the coding sequence ATGGATATTTTAGATAGTGAAATTTTTCGTAATGACTATGAAAAGATGAAGTCAATTTCGCTCAATCCTATTAATCATACCGCAGCAAATGCTTACGAACATTCAGAATTGGTACAAAAAAGAGTGATTGAACTTGCAGAGCAGAATGATTGCACTTCAGAAGAAAAAGAAATCCTCTCAAACTTGGCAAGAGTCCACGATATAGGCAAAATTAGCGGTACAGCCAATCCTGCAAAATCTGTTGAGATGTTAACTCGATATGGCATCGTTGATGATAAATTCGTTAGTCTCGTCAAATATCACGACACAAATTTGCCTTGGTTTATTGCTACTCAGAAAGGCCAGGCTCCATCAGATAAAGCCTGGCGCAAATTGACTTCTACAATTAATATAAAATTGCTCTGTATTTTTATGATCGCTGATCGTATTGATTGCCCGGGCAGTTGGAAGGCTAATGAAGCATTAATTTGGTTTCTAAAAGAAACTATCAAAAAGCAATGGTTGAATGAACCATTAATTGTTGATGATGAATTTATTGAAGAGATCTAA